A part of Xenopus tropicalis strain Nigerian chromosome 4, UCB_Xtro_10.0, whole genome shotgun sequence genomic DNA contains:
- the LOC116410507 gene encoding natural cytotoxicity triggering receptor 3-like: MKWSELLLILAAVRGSLSQNIEVSQIPEVNAIEGSTANLECSYNLSNLDLPAGWYKWYRHVLQGTNIFKSDDFKDRITKESRKDFLKKRSASIQLHRVTVTDTGMYFCEVEFSGQEQIKGHGKGTFLYVTVKPPSDQLTSSGA, encoded by the exons ATGAAGTGGTCAGAGCTCTTGCTGATACTGGCGGCAGTGCGAG GTTCCCTCTCACAGAACATAGAAGTATCCCAGATCCCTGAAGTGAATGCCATAGAGGGCAGCACAGCCAACCTAGAGTGTAGCTACAACTTGAGCAACTTGGATTTACCAGCCGGCTGGTACAAATGGTACAGACATGTACTGCAAGGAactaatatttttaaaagtgatgATTTTAAGGACAGAATTACCAAAGAAAGCAGAAAAGATTTCCTGAAGAAGAGATCAGCCAGCATACAGTTGCACAGAGTAACAGTCACAGACACCGGAATGTATTTCTGTGAAGTGGAGTTTTCTGGCCAGGAGCAAATTAAAGGACACGGTAAAGGGACTTTCCTCTATGTGACAG
- the MGC147231 gene encoding uncharacterized protein LOC779855 precursor, with protein MRGLALLLLLGALRGCLLQNIRVSQIPAVSATEGSTVTLQCHYTLSSTENGSLGWYRWYRHVLGGPEVSNNSRNYTGRVSSACQSDCSSEFINNRSASIQLHRVQIPDTGVYICEVALELSRTLQGHGNGTFLNVTVTVSTSWGRFTLYHWIGAGALGLLMSFALYLNCKEHKQVISGEEMICAYKKQANMDPTNCTEQLGEEIVYSTV; from the exons ATGAGAGGTCTGGCACTGCTGTTACTGCTGGGAGCCCTGAGAG GGTGTCTCTTACAGAATATCCGGGTGTCCCAGATCCCTGCAGTGAGCGCCACAGAGGGCAGCACAGTCACCTTACAGTGTCACTATACACTCAGCAGCACTGAGAATGGGTCCCTCGGCTGGTACAGGTGGTACAGACATGTGCTGGGGGGGCCGGAGGTCTCTAATAATAGTCGCAATTACACAGGCAGAGTCTCCAGTGCATGCCAGAGTGACTGTTCGAGTGAATTTATCAATAACAGATCAGCCAGCATCCAGCTGCACAGAGTGCAAATCCCAGACACTGGAGTGTACATCTGTGAAGTTGCACTGGAGCTCAGTCGGACTCTACAAGGACATGGGAATGGGACCTTCCTTAATGTGACAG TTACAGTCAGTACTTCATGGGGACGCTTCACCCTTTATCACTGGATTGGAGCAGGCGCCCTGGGTTTACTAATGTCGTTTGCACTTTATCTGAACTGCAAGGAACATAAGCAG GTTATTAGTGGAGAAGAAATGATTTGTGCCTACAAGAAGCAAGCAAACATGGATCCCACCAACTGTACAGAACAACTTGGAGAGGAAATTGTATACAGCACTGTTTGA